CCGGTATCCGCGGATTTTTTGGATATTCCCTACGGTTCAGGCAATCTGGAGCTGGAAATCAATGGTCACCCGGACAAGGGGTTTACCATTGTCTGTCAGGCTGACATGAACGATCTGATAATCGAGCGTCTGCCTGGGGCCGCGGCAGGGAAACAGCGACTGGCGCAGAATGTGTCCGCCGATCTGGTGGCGACCGGTTACCTGGCGGTTAAAGATAACTATGTTAATCTGAAAAGTGCCCGGCTGAATCTTCCGGGTGGAACCACTGTTTTTTCCAAAGGGTTGATCAAATATGGCGATCACCTGGTATTGGATCTGTTGAATGATGTCAAGGTGCCAAAACTTGAAGATTTGACTGCCAGGCTGCCGGCGGTATTCGGGATTATCGGCGCTCCAGCCGGCGATTGCAGCGGTAAAATTAATATTATCGGCAACCTGGCGGCTAATCCGGTACTCCGGCTGAACCTGTCATCACAGCACCTGTCATTTCTGCAGCCGGGAATGGGAACAGTCATTGGGACAGGGAATTCGCGGAGTGAAAATTCCGCCAGCGGCGGGAACAGTTGCTCGCCGATGAAATTATTGGAGCGCTTGCTCGCCTGGTCCGTGGACAGTGACTGGTTGACCGAGATTCGTTGTACGGTGGACACGCTGGATCTTTGTCCTGCTTCCTTCAGTGAGGTGGAACTGGCGGGTAAGAAGATGATGAATCAGCTG
Above is a genomic segment from Pseudomonadota bacterium containing:
- a CDS encoding AsmA-like C-terminal region-containing protein; this encodes PVSADFLDIPYGSGNLELEINGHPDKGFTIVCQADMNDLIIERLPGAAAGKQRLAQNVSADLVATGYLAVKDNYVNLKSARLNLPGGTTVFSKGLIKYGDHLVLDLLNDVKVPKLEDLTARLPAVFGIIGAPAGDCSGKINIIGNLAANPVLRLNLSSQHLSFLQPGMGTVIGTGNSRSENSASGGNSCSPMKLLERLLAWSVDSDWLTEIRCTVDTLDLCPASFSEVELAGKKMMNQLVVEKLAGKTAGGDLRISLVVDDLLHEPLWNGSLVIKKVNLEKVLPGWPLSGEMDGSLVLGGVAPTVDDTSSAWLESVRGSGTLTVQKGVFKAHRLTGSLFGFSRLIGLQPADFLAPFSRLQIPVRISTKTCRMKKVKLSSPWYFFQGDGGLDFAGNLSLRGILSYADPAGPFTPGRPFPYRRRLKAKGSLDRLTWQ